Sequence from the Flavobacteriales bacterium genome:
TCTGCGAAATAGCTGACTTTTAAATCGAGTTGTTCAAGTGTTCTGCGGAATAAAAATTCGGAGCGCATTAATTCGAGCGCTTTATCAATTCCACTGGCTTCTTCTTCTACCTGACTGATGGTTGGTATCAGACTTTTTACAGAGTTCTCGTCGTTTACCTGTATGATGGAAGTGGATTCATATACCGGTGGAGTGTAGCGCAGGTATAACCAGCCGGCTAATATGGAGACAGCCATGAACAATAAAATCCATCGAAATGATTTTCGGGCGATATAGATAAATAAACCGAGTTCAAATTCATTACTGAAATTTGAAATCCGGTCTTTATACCGTTCGAAACTCTCGGTTTGATTTTGGATTTTTTCGTTCACCATGTGCTTAGAGACGTTGTACAACGGTATATACCAACACAGCGCTTGTGATGAGCGATATGATAGGAGCAATATCGCGCACAATCTCCGTTCCGATTTGTGGTACAGGTTCTACATAGATATAATCGTTCGCCTGCACAATCATGTCGACATGCTTTAATCCGTCGATCGTTGATAAATCCACCAAAAACACATGGCGCACACCATCGATTTTGCGGATCACTTTAATTTTTGATGCACGCCCTCTTTGCGCAATTCCACCGGCCATGGCCAATGCTTCCATAAGGGTAGTATTATTATTCTCGAGGTAAATTACAACGGCAGTACCGCCTCCTCCGGGGAAAACGATAATACGTTTATTGGTGACTTGTATCTGTACGAAAGGTTTTACATAAAATTCGGAATACAAGGTTTCCAGTTTGAATTCCGCTTCCCTTACGGTTAGTCCCGCCAAAGGCACTTTACCAAGAATTGGAAGTTTTGCCGTTCCATCTGATTCTACGAGGTAACTGATATAGGTACGCATCATGGCTCTCGCATTACCATCGGAGTTCTCAAGACCGGATGCAATGTCGATAAGGCGGAAACCTTCATTTGCAAATAAGCGGAAATTGATAACATCGTTCGGACTAATCCGATAGGCTCGGGGTACCGAATCGGGTAGGGTATCAAAAACATAATTTCGGTCTGTTCTCAACATCAGGTTGGAGTTGATGTAGCAACCTGAAAATACATAGGCCACAAGTGTGACGAAGAGAAGACGTTTGAACATGCGCTTATTTTTGTCAAAAATAAACAAAAACAAGAGAGAAATCTATTTATTAAGAAGCTGATTATAGAGATTGGTCATGTCATTCACCAATCTGGTGTAATGAAAGCGCTGCTCTACATAGGGCCATCCCTGTGTACTCATGTGTTTTCGTTGTTCGGGAAATTCAACTA
This genomic interval carries:
- a CDS encoding polysaccharide biosynthesis/export family protein, whose product is MFKRLLFVTLVAYVFSGCYINSNLMLRTDRNYVFDTLPDSVPRAYRISPNDVINFRLFANEGFRLIDIASGLENSDGNARAMMRTYISYLVESDGTAKLPILGKVPLAGLTVREAEFKLETLYSEFYVKPFVQIQVTNKRIIVFPGGGGTAVVIYLENNNTTLMEALAMAGGIAQRGRASKIKVIRKIDGVRHVFLVDLSTIDGLKHVDMIVQANDYIYVEPVPQIGTEIVRDIAPIISLITSAVLVYTVVQRL